In Limnohabitans sp. TEGF004, the genomic window TGCTGGCTTCAAGCGTTTCTTCAAAGGCGAAGTGGCATCAGAGACCTACACCGCTTTGAACCAACTCGACTACGGCACAGAGCTGTCTAAGCTGCGTGCGACCAAGCCTGACGCTGTGTACATCTTCTTGCCCGGCGGCATGGGCATCAACTTCATCAAGCAGTTTGTGGGCGCGGGTTTGTCTAAGGACATCACTTTGTTTGGCCCTGGCTTCTCAGGCGATGAAGACGTGATCAAAGCCGTGGGTGAGCCCATGCTGGGCATGTTCAACACCTCGCAATGGGGCCACGACATGGACAATGCGGCTAACAAAAAGTTTGTGGCCGAGTTCGAGAAAGCCTATGGCCGTTTGCCTACGTTGTACGCAGCGCAAGGTTTTGACGCAGCGCGTTTGATCGAAGCTGCTGTGCGTGACAGCAAAGGCAAGCTCGACGACAAAGCCGCTGTGCGCAAAGCTTTGGAAGCGGCCAAGTTTGATTCGGTGCGTGGTGCGTTCAAGTTCAACAGCAACCACTTCCCCATTCAAGACTACTACTTGCGCGTCATCACCAAAGACGCCAAAGGCCGCGTGACCAACCGCACTTTGAGCCCCGTGTTCAAAAACCATGCGGACGCTTACGTAGCCAGCTGCAAGATGCCTAGCCTGTAAACATGGATGGCATTTTGCTGTTTGAGCAATCGCTCAACGGCTTGCAGTTTGGGTTGATGTTGTTCTTGCTGGCCGCGGGCTTGACGCTCGTGTTTGGCATCATGGACATAATCAACCTCGCGCATGGCTCGCTCTACATGGTGGGCGCTTACCTGATTGCCACGGTGGCTGCGGCCACCGATTCTTTTTGGCTGGGGCTGGCTGCGGGAGTGGCGGGCGCTGCGCTGTTTGGCGTGTTGCTAGAAGTGTCTATCCTGCGCCGCCTGTATGAGCGCGACCACCTCTCGCAAGTGTTGGGCACGTTTGCCATTCTCTTGATGTGCAATGAAACCGTGCGTTTGATTTGGGGCGCACAGCCCATCACGCTCAACCCTCCGGCTGCACTGAGCGGCCCTGTGGAATTGGTGAGTGGCTTTTTCTATCCTGCTTATCGTTTGTTCATCATTGGTGTGGGCTTGGCCGTGGCTTTGTTTTTGTATGTGCTCATCACGCGCACACGCGTGGGCATGCAAGTGCGTGCGGGTGCTGCTAACCGCGAAATGGCTTTGGCCATGGGCAGCAACGTGACGCGTTTGTTCACCGCTGTGTTTGGTGTGGGCGCTGCACTGTGCGCGATTGCGGGCGGCATGCTGGGCCCGCTGCTGGCCGTGCAAGTGGGCATGGGCGAGAGCATTTTGATTTTGGCGTTTGTGGTCATCGTCATCGGTGGCATTGGCTCGATACGCGGCGCGTTCTTGGGCGCGATGTTGGTGGGCGTGGTCGACACAGCAGGGCGCACCTTGGTGCCCATGGTGTTTGACTCGCTGCTCAGTGCAGAGGCGGCATCGAGCGCAGGCCCTGCTGTGGCGTCGATCTTGATTTACATGCTCATGGCTACTGTTTTGTTCTTTAAGCCACGCGGTTTGTTTCCTACGCACGGGTAAGCAACACACAGTACAGCAAATTTCGTATGGCCCATTCACCTCGCTCCACATCTTTAGACCACTCTTTGCAGTGGCGCTGGAGCGTGCCTGCGTTGTTGCTGTTGGTCGCGTTGCCATTCATCGCCAACGCGGTGGGCGAAGGTTTTTACATTGCCTTGGCCAGTCGCATTTTGATTTTTGCTCTGGCTGCCACGAGCCTTAATTTCATTTTGGGTTTTGGTGGCATGGTCAGCTTTGGCCATGCGGCATTTGTGGGCGTGGGCGCTTACAGCGTGGCCATCCTCACGCAAATCGGCATCACGGACGCATGGGTGTTGTGGCCTGCGGCGATGGTGGTGAGTGCCTTGTTTGCTTTGCTGATTGGCGCAATCAGCCTACGCACGCAAGGCGTGTACTTCATCATGATCACGCTGGCCTTTGCCCAGATGATTTACTACCTCACCATTTCCATCAAAGCCTATGGCGGTGACGATGGGTTGTCGTTGGCCACTCGTTCGCAAATTCCGTTGGTAGACATCCATGACGAGACCTCGTTTTATTACGTGGTGCTCGCTGTGTGCGTGGCGGCCATCTATTCTGTGGCCCGTGTGCTGAATGCGCGCTTTGGCCATGTGCTGCAAGCCATTCGCGAGAACGAAGTGCGCATGCAAGCGCTGGGCTACGCGGTGTATCGCTACAAGCTGGCTGCGTTTGTGATGTCCGGTGCGTTGGCGGGTTTGGCCGGTGCATTGCTCGCCAACCAAGGTGGCTTTGTCAGCCCCGCGCTCATGCAGTGGAGCCAATCGGGCCTGTTGATGATGATGGTCATCTTGGGCGGTGTGGGCCACTTGTATGGCGGCGTGTGGGGCGCAGTGGTGTTCTTGCTGCTGGAAGAAACACTGAGCCACTTCACCATCCATTGGCAGCTGGGCCTGGGCGCTTTGTTGCTACTGGTTGTGCTGCTGGCTCCCAATGGCCTGACCAGCGTGTTGCAACGCTTGCAGAGAAAGGACCGGCCATGAGCGCGCCTTTGCTGCACGTGGACAACTTGGTTAAACGCTTTGGGGGTTTGGCAGCGACTGATCACGCCACGCTGCAAGTGCAGCGCGGTGAAATTCATGCACTCATTGGCCCCAACGGCGCAGGCAAGACCACACTCATTCACCAAATCTCAGGTGCGTTAGCGCCCGACGAAGGCCGCATTGTGTTTGATGGCACAGACCTCACGCACACGGCGATGCACCAGCGTGCACGTTTGGGATTGGTGCGTTCGTATCAAATCACCAGCGTGTTCACACGCCTCACGGTGCAAGACAACTTGGCGTTGGCTATCCAAGCTGGCAATTCCGAAGCTGTGGAAACTAGCTTCAAGTTTTGGCGTGCCGCACGCAGCGAACACGCGCGTTATGCACGCGCCGCCGAGGTGGCCGAGCGCGTGGGCTTGCAAGCACAACTCATGCAGCCCGCTGGTGCGCTGTCGCACGGCGAGCAACGCCAGCTCGAAGTGGGCTTGGCTTTGGCCACTTCGCCGAAGTTGATGTTGCTCGACGAGCCCATGGCCG contains:
- a CDS encoding ABC transporter substrate-binding protein, which produces MHAFRRSLIALSLGLACASGFAQNDAPVKVGLLSTLSGPGAGLGVDIRDGFQLAVKLSGGKFSGKAVDVIVADDQASPDVGRQTADRLVKRDKVDFMTGIVFSNVMLAVGAPTFQSKTFYISANAGPSQFAGEQCNPYFFSASYQNDNMHEAVGKVVTDKGFKKVALIAPNYPAGKDAIAGFKRFFKGEVASETYTALNQLDYGTELSKLRATKPDAVYIFLPGGMGINFIKQFVGAGLSKDITLFGPGFSGDEDVIKAVGEPMLGMFNTSQWGHDMDNAANKKFVAEFEKAYGRLPTLYAAQGFDAARLIEAAVRDSKGKLDDKAAVRKALEAAKFDSVRGAFKFNSNHFPIQDYYLRVITKDAKGRVTNRTLSPVFKNHADAYVASCKMPSL
- a CDS encoding branched-chain amino acid ABC transporter permease; this encodes MDGILLFEQSLNGLQFGLMLFLLAAGLTLVFGIMDIINLAHGSLYMVGAYLIATVAAATDSFWLGLAAGVAGAALFGVLLEVSILRRLYERDHLSQVLGTFAILLMCNETVRLIWGAQPITLNPPAALSGPVELVSGFFYPAYRLFIIGVGLAVALFLYVLITRTRVGMQVRAGAANREMALAMGSNVTRLFTAVFGVGAALCAIAGGMLGPLLAVQVGMGESILILAFVVIVIGGIGSIRGAFLGAMLVGVVDTAGRTLVPMVFDSLLSAEAASSAGPAVASILIYMLMATVLFFKPRGLFPTHG
- a CDS encoding branched-chain amino acid ABC transporter permease; the encoded protein is MAHSPRSTSLDHSLQWRWSVPALLLLVALPFIANAVGEGFYIALASRILIFALAATSLNFILGFGGMVSFGHAAFVGVGAYSVAILTQIGITDAWVLWPAAMVVSALFALLIGAISLRTQGVYFIMITLAFAQMIYYLTISIKAYGGDDGLSLATRSQIPLVDIHDETSFYYVVLAVCVAAIYSVARVLNARFGHVLQAIRENEVRMQALGYAVYRYKLAAFVMSGALAGLAGALLANQGGFVSPALMQWSQSGLLMMMVILGGVGHLYGGVWGAVVFLLLEETLSHFTIHWQLGLGALLLLVVLLAPNGLTSVLQRLQRKDRP
- a CDS encoding ABC transporter ATP-binding protein gives rise to the protein MSAPLLHVDNLVKRFGGLAATDHATLQVQRGEIHALIGPNGAGKTTLIHQISGALAPDEGRIVFDGTDLTHTAMHQRARLGLVRSYQITSVFTRLTVQDNLALAIQAGNSEAVETSFKFWRAARSEHARYARAAEVAERVGLQAQLMQPAGALSHGEQRQLEVGLALATSPKLMLLDEPMAGMGPDESERMVQLLQSLRSDTTLLLVEHDMDAVFRLADTISVLVSGQVIACGTAEHIKNDAAVKRAYLGDE